The Aspergillus nidulans FGSC A4 chromosome VIII genome contains the following window.
TGTTGCGTGTGCGTATAGCTCTCTGCCAAACTTGCCGAGCTCGCGGACTCCCCGACCACAATCACACTCGACGGACTGAGACAATTAGAGCGAAAGACGGCGACTGTATATACGCTGCTTAAGGCGAGTGTATACAGTATCCTGTtgcaggagcagattgtCAACGAAGGGGagtggcagcagcaacaacagcagcaggatgaGGGGCAGGAGTATGCTACGGGGACTATGAAtgcgggagaggaggggatCTATATGGGGGAGGGGGACATGAGCTATCAGCAGTACTAACCAACGCAAACGGTTGAGCTGGGGGTTGGGCGTTTCTTGGAATGGTTCTACATAGATATTGATCAGGTTGTTCTGGGTCTGTTTTTTCAGTCTAGCTTTGGTTATACCCCTTCGGCGGTGTTTATGAAATGCTTCAAATTCGACACAAAATGGATGGGACTTAATTTATCGATTCCTAGTACAGATACATTGGTAAATTGTTGAAAATCAGGTATTATATACATCGTCAGGACGTAACCAGAAACCTCGAACTGGAAACCAGACAATGCGCCCGCAGCATAATCGTACAATAATAGCAGTAATCTAGTACTGGAGTTGACGTGGccggtcttctcttcccGAGTAGTAGACCTTGCGCACATcaaccagcttcttgccTCGGGCACGGGCAATCTCCTCCGGGTCGCGCTGGCTCATCAAGGCTTCGTATGCGGCTTTCACCGTGTTCATCGGGTTTCTGGCTCGCTCGACACGAGCCGCAATGTCGCTGATACCGGCTGCTCGGCACATCTCGTAAATCAAGCTCTGGCAGCGGAGTCCGAAACCTAGATTGGCCTTGTTAGCTTCGCTGAGCGGAAATGTAGTATTGAAAAAATTACCGGGAGGACGGGTCATCAGTTTCAGCTCAACGGCGCCCACTTTGCCCTTCACATCGCCAAAGATCGTGCGGTTCTCGTACCGGGGGACAGGTTTCATGTTTCTAATAGCACGGTATAGCGATTGGACTCTCGCATCCGTGGCTTCCTGTGACTTTCCTTCGCCAATACCAAGGAGACCGTTTCCATTACCGGCGACAGTTAGGATATATGTGCTGTTCACTTTACCGAGACGAGTCTGGTTTGTGACTTGTTTCACGACAAGAGCCTTCGTCCTGAGGGACGAGATGTCAGATAAACTGTACCCGGTGTTCTTCATGAGGACTTTCAACGCCTCACTCGGTTCTTCGTCCTTCTTGGCAATATTGCTCCGCCTCGCGTCGTAGTACTTGTGAGGCTTTTTACTGGGCCCATCAAGGGTCTCACCAGGCTGGAACAGGTCCGGCACGAGAGAACTGTTCGGGTTCAACtcattctcctccttcccaattGTCATACGGTTCGTCTCCGCAAAGCGCACCCAGTCTGAGATTGAAGCATCTTCCGGCATCTCAGCGATGAACTTGGCAAAGTCGTCCACGAAGTCGTCTTCAGTTTTGAGAGTTGCATTGTAATCGCTGTTGCTTTCGGGGGCGCGGACGTGCTTATCAACGCCGGGTTCGATTACCGAAAAGTCATCGAGATAAGTGAGCTTCATCGGGTCTTTGCGAATCCTGAACTGCTCTGCCATATCCTTTGGGTCAATGGCCGCCTCACCAGCTTCAATCGCGGCGAGTTGCTCGGGCGTGTAATGCTTCTTCAGGTaggccttttcctcctctgtgTATGGCTTGAAATCATCCGGCTTCATCTCTTGCGAGAGCTGTTTAAGATTCACGCCATTTTCAACGGGCTTTTTGCTGGGTTTGTCGGTAAATTGCGTGGCGGACAATTGGAATTGACGACGAGGCACGCGAGGGCTGTTTGCAGCGGCGCGTGAGAAGCTGCAGAACAGACACCTGGCGGGACGGGCGAAACTCATATTGACGAGTCAGCTCCGCGGCCCTCTGAGGTCCAGGGCTCCAGAGGTAGTATCGAAGGGTGTGGAGTGTGGAGGACGGGGGGTGAATCGGAGGATGGTGGAGGACAAGTTGAGGCCGGCAGACGGAGAGAAAATCTCAGCTCAGCATCCAAGCTGGCCAATCAAAGCTCGTCCTTTTTTGCTTGGGATGGATTTCCGCCCATTCTcgacttcctcttcttcatttttgatgctgcttttcttctccataATTTAGGAATATACACATGTTTCGCTTTCTGCGACTACCTGTTCGTTGCAAATTTCAATACTGCTCCTCTCGTCCCTCTCCGGTCCAGCTGCTTGCTTCCGCAAAATCGAGCCCAAtttctctgcagcagcggaatGCGCATATTCCCCCGATAATGGAGGCACCGAAACAAAACCACCGAAACGCCCCCAAGCGGCAGAAGAGGAACCCGGCCAAGCAGCGAAAGGAGAAGTCAAACGAGTTTGACGAAGTCCTACAAGCCGACGTTGACAGACTACTGAAAAGCAAGCGAGACGGCAGCCCAGCCGCTGCCACTCCCCCGCAGCCTACGCTCCCAGAACCCTTTACAGAGATCGAAGTGACAGTCGCCGAAATATCCTCGACGGGTGATGGGCTGGCGTTGTCCGAAAATGGTGACCATGTCTATGTCGTCCCCTTCACTGTTCCCGGTGACAAGGCCCTTGTGAAGGTCGTGCGGCACGTCAATGCCCTATCCTACAGCGTGACGGACTTTATCAAGGTCATTGAGCCCGGTCCGCAACGGCGAGACGACGCAATTGGATGCAAATACTTTGGCAAATGCTCGGGTTGTCAGCTGCAGATGCTGTCTTATGCGGACCAGCTGGCGCATAAGAAGCGCATCGTGGAGAAGGCGTACGCCAACTTCTCCGGCCTTATTCCGGAACTGATTCCTGCCATTGGGGATACTTTCCCATCTCCCCTGCAATACGGGTACAGAACTAAGCTCACACCGCACTTTCCACCTCCAAAACGCAATGACGCCGGAGAGCCCCAAGTACCGCCTATTGGCTTCACATACAAGAACCAGCGCCGACACCTAGATATCGAAGACTGTCCCCTTGGCACAGACATCATTCGAGCAGGGCTCAAAagcgagaggaagaaggtAGCGGAAAATTTGCAGCAGTACAAGAAGGGCGCTACGATCTTACTGCGCGAAACAACTTCCCGCACACCCAAGAGCTCGACAGACACCGACCCTACCTCCGCCACAAAACCCACCGTAATCACCTAcgaaaacaagaacaagccaCACCAAGAATCAGGCGACGTCATCACCCTGGATCGGCCGAACTATAGCGAAGAGAAACGGTGCGTGACAGATCAAAACGCCACCTCGGTTGAGTACATCGACGATTACCTCTTCACCAATAAAGCCGGTGCCTTCTTCCAGAACAACAACTCGATCCTTTCCGGATTCACAGAGTACATCCGCGAACATGCCCTTACTCCAACCTCCGACAAATCTGGTACCCCCATTAAATACCTCCTGGACGCCTACTCCGGCTCCGGTCTCTTCACGATAACGCTCTCTCCGCTATTCAAATCGAGCCTGGGCGTTGATGTGGCCGGTGACTCTATTGTATCGGCGCGCGAAAATGCGCGTGCAAATAACTTGCCTAATACGGGatttgccgctgctgatgctgcggTGCTCTTCAAAGACGTGCCCTACCCGCCCGATCAAACGTTACTAGTTATTGATCCGCCGCGCAAGGGATGCAGCGAAGATTTCCTGAGGCAGTTGCTGGCGTACGGACCGAGGAGGGTTGTGTATGTCAGCTGTAATGTACACACGCAGGCGAGAGATGTGGCGGTTATGGTGCAAGGGGATGAGAAGACAGGTGTCAGGTATAATATTGAAAGTATTCGTGGATTTGATTTCTTTCCGCAGACGGGGCATGTGGAGGGCGTTGCCGTGTTGAATAAGGTTGTCGTGTAGGGCGCTATGAAGAGGTGCCAGCGGCGTTCGGGTATAAAAGTCTCATTTCGCAGGATATGTACTCTGACGAGAATTTTATTGCTAGATACTATAGACAGGATAATGCGCAAAAAGACAGCTCTTAAATTAGGTGCCAGGGCCACCAAGAAGGGCGAATCTCCGGACAATGCTGGGACCGATTTCATCGTACTCGGCCTTGGTATGGCAGTAGCTGCGGAATTCTGGAGTCTGACCCAGCAGACTGCCGCCAAACCATGGACCGTGCCTCTGTCTCTTATGCGTCACAACAGCAACGTCCAGACCGCCACTCCGTGCTCCTCCGCTGCGGGCTTCCGAAGCGCGAATACGCGCATCGACCAAGTGTCGAATATCGCGTTGCAGACGTCGGCCGAAATCCTTGTAAAGAGTGGAACCACCAGAAAGCACAATGTTCTTGTAGAGACCCCTTCGGACGTCGATTGGAGAAGACTGGATAACTCCATCGACAACAACGGGGAGCGGAGTCAAAAAGTCGGAGGAGTAGATTTCGGGATTAAAAAAAATCTCGGGTGCAAGGAACCGCTCGTATCCAACGTCAATGGTCACGCTACGGCCGTTGGGCGAAGTCACAGTGTGCTTTAGGAATCGATCTGGTTCCCGGTCATATCGCGCAAACTCCTTAACAATGTCAGGGGACACATAACAGTATTCCTCTTTCACCCTCTCCGCCGTCTTTAGGCTGCTATCAGGCTCGCCTCGGTCACGAAGCAAGCTTTGTACAAAGTAGGTAATGTCTCGACCGGCAATCGGAATGCTCTTGATGGAAGATCCGATGACGTAGCCTTCTGCGACAGGAATAACGTGAGTGACACCATCACCAGAGTCAATGACTGTTCCAGTAAGCGATCGATCGGTGACTTTAGAGGACGTCCAAGAAGCAGCCAACGCGAGCACGGCTTGGACAGCAATGTATAGACCGGCGCAGTTGAACGACTCAAACATGATTTCGGCGGTGCTCTCACGGTTCTCCGGCGGGTTCATCGGCTGTTGGCGAGTTATTAATCGGTGATTGTTCAAGCACTTGTTCGAAGGCAGGATAGGTTTCAGAACATACAGGCTCAGTAAGTAAAAAGTAGTGGTCCTCCGGCTCGACGCGCAGGTACTTGAAGATCGAGTTCGACCAGAATCGCTCCATATGATCCCAATTCTCAATCTGTCCATGACGGATGGGGTAGTTGATGCCGTACCCAGGACCACTGGCAGCCGCAAGAGCTTCGTCACCGATAAAGAAGTCTAGGTCCTCTGTACCGCGCTTTGCAGACAGATGTCCACCTCCGCCAGAGGACAAGAATGAAGGTTTGTTGGCAACAGCGGGCCGCGAACCGCCTCCGGTActtccagcaccagcctTTGTAGCAATTGCAGTTGGGAAGACGAAAGAGGGCGAGTCGTTACCGGCGAAACCTGTAGGCTGTCAGCTCGTCCGGGTTCAAGGGTCCCAATGCGGGGGTATGTTGGACTGGGGTAGCTGAGCTATCTACCTAGCTTGGAATAACCAGTCCCGCTACAAGACGAGAGCATACGATCAGTCACAGTTCACCATTCGTTAAAAGCTTCAATATCTCGTTGGATATGACATACTTGTCCATGACAACGGCCGGGGTTTGGTTCGCCATGGCGAATGGTTGGGGCGCACACTCTCCCCCTGGCTACCAATTCGTAAGAAGACCGTCGCTCAGTAGGTCTGGATGGGAAGGCAGGCCTGGGAATTATTTGCACAAATAGAGAATAAGAAGGACAGTAAGACAGGGCAGAGGAGCAAGGAGGGGGCTCAGGCTGGAGGTATGGAGGTGGGCAGGCAGGCGGATTAGTAGAGCAGGCGGTGGCCCCAATACGTAATGTTACAAGTATCCACGTGATGGTATTGTCAGCCACTGTCGTCCACAAGCCACATCCACGACAGCAACTGTGGCTGGAGGTATCGCAGAAGAATCTATAGCAAGCGGCCTGAAGCTCTCTATAACACCGCGTTGAGGACGTTGCGATTGCTGTGAACTGAATGTGAAAGGACGAAGGTTAATGTGTACTAGATTTCCAGTGGCTCTTCATGTCGATTCGAGTTGAGCACCGTGCTTGTTCTCTGAAGAGGCAGCTGCCCTCTCACTCATAGAGTCTGGGTAAAGGAAGGCACTCGCAGTCAACAGCTCAATGTCGTCAACGCGGACTGGTAGCTCCCTGACCACTTTACCTCTGCATGATCAGGCTCCCTAATACAAATCTCGTTGCACGTTATCATTTCCTAGTTCGCATCCTTTGGttcctctcttcattcttaCTCTGCCTTAAGGAGTGCAGCCTGCTTTCATACTCTACAGCAAATAGCTCTCGGAAGCGAGGCCTCATCTTATTCATACTCGTCCTTTGAGCCTATTCTTCATTCTCCCTGATTTCCTCTGCACAATTGTGTTGAAGGTATTCCTAGCGCGGAGCCAGCAGCCTACTCACTGTACCCATAAATTCACTCGCATCAGTTCTATTAGTCGTCAGCGGTGCAATGCCCCAGTGACAACTCggcatctccagctttgttTCTCTTTGTCTTGAAACTATACCCTTTTGCCCAGCAGACAAGCCAGCCCACAATGAATCGCTCAAAAAAAGGAGGAAAATATGTCtcggccatcttcatccacgcCGGCGCCGGTTATCACCGTCGCGATTTCGAGAAACCACATTTGAAGGTGTGCGAAGGGTGAGTGTCTGCTTCTTTCATGGTCTACCCATTGTACATACGTCTCACTGCAGGCGCTGATGTCGAACAGTGCGGCTAAGATGGCAATGGGCATACTCCTCAACGGTGGCTCAGCGGTCGACGCCGTTGAAATCGCGATTATGTACCTTGAGGATGCCGAAATAACCAACGCCGGCTACGGTAGTAACACGACTATTGAGGGGACCGTTGAATGTGATGCTACTGTGGTCGACCACCTTGGCCGGAGCGGCGCTGTTGGTGCCGTCGCGCGTAAGTCCTACCTGCTGACGTTGAAGGTATCGGGCTAATGACATGCATAGAGGTGAAGAATCCTATCTCGCTCGCGCGCGCGATCCTTGAAGCGTCAAAAGAGCCTCTGACATTACATCGCGTGCCTCCGAACTTTCTTGTGGGACCCGGTGCTACGGACTATGCGTATGAACTAGGGCTTGTAGTCCTCCCCCACGATGGGCTGATATCAACTCCAGCAAGACAGAGGTGGTTGCAATGGCAAAGGGAGCTCAAAGAAGCTGATAGCCGACAAAGGGCTCGGTCACAAGGCTCGAACGAAATCGACAATGCCTATTACCGTCGTGCAGTTAGGGGTCATCCGACTCAGTTGCCCGCGAGCCCTTCCAGCACACaatcaacatcaacaagctccGTTAGCCCTCATGTGGACTCGAATCACGCTAGTGCAATAAATACATCAAGCGGCATGCAGTTAGCATCAGACAACCAGGCCCCAACTGGCATAAAAAAGGCTAAAAGTGACACCTCAAGCGGTGGCATGTCTCCAATTCGATCGAGCCTCAATTCGTTTAGAAATACAATCTTGCAGCCTAATCCGCTGAGGGCCGGCATGCACGCAGGGCAGATGGATGTCGATTCATCGTCTCTTCCATCCCATGGCCGCGATGGATCACACTCCGACTTTTTCGGCTGCACAGAGGATCGTGTCAGTGATACCGTGGGCGCTATAGCTGTGGACAGCTTTGGGCACATCGCAGCAGGTTCTTCCTCTGGTGGGATTGGAATGAAGCACAAGGGTAGAATCGGTCCTGCGGCTCTTAACGGAATTGGCACCAGTGTCATCCCCGTCGACCCGAATGACCCTGAGAAGACCTGCGTTGCGAGTGTCACTTCGGGCACTGGGGAGCACATCGCTACCACCTTAGCCGCAAGCACCTGTGCTTCGCGGGTCTATTATAGTCATCGAAAACGTTCCGACGGTACCTTTGAAGAAGTACTCGAGGACGAAGCCATGGGAGCAATGATCGCAGCAGATTTTATGGGTAATCAGACTTGTGTCCTTTATTTTTCGAATGCTAAATTTTATGTTTTTTAGGCCATCCGGGTGTAAAAGCCAGCCATTGTGAGGGCTCTGTTGGGATCATGACTGTCAAGCGGACGGTAGACGGGATATATCTATACTTCGCACACAACACCGACTCTTTCGTACGTCTTTGACTTTCTATGTTACCATGGCCCTTCCTGACTGTAGTGACTCTTAGGTCCTGGCAAATATGAGCAGCGAAGATAAGAAACCGGCTTCTGTCATGTCTCGAAGTAATGGGAACGGAAGCATCGCGCAAGGTGGAAAGGCCTTCCGGGTTAAGAAACTTGCATGAACCCAGGGACAAAAGTCTTTGACGCATTCAGGACATGTCATCGATCCTAGATCCTAGACACCGCTAGCCTATCTTACGTTTGCCTGGACCTTCTCCTAAACGACCTATTCTTGTGAATACCCATGTCTTTCTGATAGCGGTTTGCATCTGTGGTCCCTACAAATGCTTGTACTCATTTGTACAATgctctgctgttgctgctatATTATAATTCGTCGCTTGGCGCCTTTGCATATGTTTCATTGAGACATGCTAGTTGTGATTCGGTTTTGCTGTGTATGCTGAGCCAAATTATTTATATTGTTCATCTGATCCAGATTTCATCATACATTATTCCATCAGTGGCACGGCTATAAATGTAGGGTGACTGAACATCGGCGTTATATTTGCACTTGATCAGCTGTCCAGACCAAAATTCTGGTTTCAAGTTCTCATATATTCAATAACTCGTAGACCAATCCTTGATGCGGTATACCAGGTCTTGCCGTCATCGTCATAAGCCAGTAATGGTCCGTCTTATACTGAGCTCCCAACAGATTGGGTGCTATATGTGCCAACCCTCCAGGCGTTGGTTTGTGGAGGTCACCCAGAGTATAGTATAGTATTCGTTTGCAATTGCTGATCTCGAGTGAGTCGTCTCCAATTAGGTATATTAAAGGATTATTCCAGTTTGTGAGTGGAACCTCGCCCCCCGCCCCCtcccttttttccttttccatTCGGAAGCCTTTAAGCTGCAACTTCCATGATGATAACTCGGAGTATCACTGGGAGCCCAAAAAAATAGTCACCTTCGACGCCAGGATGAATCAAGGCCCCGGCGTCGGTGTCGGCGTAGGCGTAGCAGAGACCCCATTTGGTctaatcttcttcttcttctttttccttaCCACAACCGCCGGCTTCGCGCCGTAGTCACCCGTATCCAGATGCGTGCCGCAAGTCAAGCAATCGCCGTTCTCCGGTGGTTCACAGAAGATACTCAGGCAGATCGAGCAAACGAATCCTATATCCACAACGCGTCTATGGCAAAAACACGCGGCGCGGAAGTCTACATCTACTCGTGTCGGAAGGATTAGGTGTTTGCGAGACCGTTGGTCCGGGAGGAATGCCATCATTAGATACTGCAGTAAACCGCGGGGTTCGGAAAGGGACATGTAGATTCCCTTTGTTGCATCGGAGGCTTGTTGTAGGAAGACGGCGTCGCCACTGAGTTTGCAGACATCGATGGGGATGTGCAGGCGTTGGCAGGCGAAGATGCCGTTCATGATTGGGATGTATTGGTGCGCGGAGCCGGTCGCGCTACTGACggagatgatgaggatacgAGACTGTAGACCCTCGGCGGCACCGTCGTTTGTCGCCGTTGTGGTTGTGGAGCGTCGGGCTATCATGGACGTTGTGCTTGTATCTGGGTCACCAGAgcgcgagaaggaggaggcatCGCCGCCTCCGTGAGCTTCAGCCCAGGCAATTGTGCGACGGTTGATGTGGCTAAGAGCTAAAGTAAGTGCGCCGGCCATCATTGTTGAGGCGCCACTGTCTAGGTCATCACGGTTGGTGGAGTCTACCAGGTGTCGGAGATTGGATGTCACTTGCTCCTCGACGATTCGAAACGGGCGGTATTTGTTTACTTGGCTGGGTTTACCGCTACCACCACCGGTGCTCATATGGTTATTATTGCTCATTGTAACGTCGCCGTCTGAGTCTGCGGATGTCGTTGGTGAGTTTGGGGACGGATAGAGCCATGCGGCTTTGTGAGTGTGGGAGGCGACAACGGCGACTTCGTTTGCGTAGTTACAGGCGAGATGGGcgttgaggaagacgagaatgtTGGCGAGCGCGGTTGAGAAGGGAAGCTGATTCTTCTCATTTTGCTCAAGTAACGCCCAAGCATGAGGATTTGTGTCAATGATGACTGTTAGTAGGGACGGTGCAGGGTCTAGAGTCAATTCGTCATCAGAGAACGTTCGTGAGGTTGTAGGTTGCGGGAAGTGGTTCTAACCATGCGCACTCGTCCCATAGTGCTCGGTCGCATCTACGGCGTTCATATTCGCAGATCAGACGACTCCAAGGGAGAATAGGCAGTGTAGCTGAAGCCGGTGAGGAGATTCGCGTGTACCTGGTATGGCGCAGCTGTGGTTGTTGTTTCAATTGAGAGAGACGAACATCATGGACGGTTGCCAGCAGAATCTCCCCAATAGGCAGATCCAAGATTTTTTTCTGTTATTTGGCAATCGAACTACACTGACCCCTCTTGAAAAAGAATATGGGGATAATGAAGCTCCTGCACCCTCAGTAGTTGATCGTCGGAGTTACCTAAAAGCTCCGGACTTAGTTCAAAAAAGTGGCATGCGCGCACGTGATTTCGCACTATTTACACTCAACAGCACTAGCCATGGAGTGTAGTAGCCCAGTAAATAGTACAAAGCCAGGCATAATTTGTTGTAAGGGTTAAGAAAACGGATAGTTTATGCATACAAACGAGCAGATCTTTGAACTAAATACTCGCTGAGATTAATATAGGATATGAATGATGATGTATCTAAACAGATCATGGTGACACGATGTATATCTAAATTTCAACTGAACACACTGAACACGCGACGCTTTGAAGATTAACGCAGAACTTCTTTCAGAGCGAAGCAGCGTCAGACTTGACTTGGAGATAGTTGTCTTTTACCTCTGTATTATTATTCAGAACCGGAATCCTGTGAGCATCCTTGAGAGCGGCATTGATAGTCGGTTGGCTAAGTGGACTAGCGTGTGGAGTAGGTCCTGGTGTGAAACTGTTTTTGCCTTCATGCTCGGTGAGACCTTTCCGGATGGCTAAGACAGAGTCGACGATTACCGCATCGATTCCTTCGGCGGCTTGGAGCTAAAATGATGTTAGAGAGGTCCAGAAGCCACGGTGTGCTCAGAAGCTTACCTTGACCTTGTGAGGATCGTTGTTGGATGTGCCATAGGATACGCAGACGAGACCGGACTCTTTAACAACGCGGATGAGACGCGGGCAGAGCACAAGGCATTCTGCCTGCGTCACCACGCCGAGCAAATTCCATCGAGAGGCGAAACGGATCGCCTCTTGTAAACTGCTAGCTCGGATATCTCCAATAGGGCTGGATCCGGAATCTGTCAGGAAAAGGACGGGAATTGACGGCTGCTTGAAGGACAAAAGCAAGCAAATATCAGGGTTGaagctcgagaagatcatgttCCGGCCCTGGCCCAACGTATATACCTTCTCGAGGACAGTGTCGACGAAGGAATTCAGCTCAACAGCATATGtatccatctcctcctcttcactctcGTAGAGCATGGGATATTCTTCAGCCTTTGATTAGCGGCCGAACCATAAATATACCTGGAAATGGATAGACTTACTCAACTCCATGTTGAACCCAACGTTCTGAGGCAGTTTCTTGAACAGCTCTTCCAGAGTAGCAAAAGGGGCTTGAATATGATTGCCTCTGCTATTTCCTTTGAACCCCTTTTTCTTGAAATCGCGGGTATGCTTAATTCTTTCGTTGAGTTCAGAAATATCGCTCTCTGTACCGCCCACAGACATTGATCTATGGCGAGGAGGCAAGGGAGGGGTCTTGCTTCGTTCAGTACCTCCGATGGCAATCTGGCCAGGAGACCCAGGTGTTCGAGTCGTGCCTCGCTCGCCGAGTTGGAGGAACTGTTCGAGCGTCAAGGTGTGAACAGGAGCGTCAATACCTGTTTCGCTGACGAGGAAATCATGGTAAATGACTGGAACGTGATCCTTTGTGAGCTGAATATCAAATTCAACGTATGAAGCGCCCAGGTTCGCAGCTGCGATGAAGGACTGTATGGTATTCTCGCCAAGTTGCAATGAATTTCGAGTAGCAAAATTCTTGCCCAAGCCGCGATGTCCGATGACCATTGTTGACGACATACTCCTCCAGTAGGTCTGCTCCCTGTTGATGGACATGTTCGGGTGCTTGAAAGGTGTAATGACCAGGAAGTTGAATGTAATGGAACCGATCACTTCCAAGGTATTAGCAGCAACGATAGGTACAGTAGAGTCGCCTTGAAGGTTAGTACGGTGCGATCCCACACTCGGCCTCACGCTGGACAGCAAGGCAACACCTCGCCCCACTATTTGGTCCTTCGAGCCTGAGTACGTAGGAACAAGGTCGAATAGCAGCCTAACCTTAGTTGGGTCTGCTGCATGGAATACAATTGGTTCAGTTGAGATGTTCTCTTGCACAGGAAGATCGATGATTTCGGGTTCTCCGTGCGCCCCATTCGCAGAGACGACGATAGACAGAGCAGTGTCCAGCTGAGTAGCGTGAGCGTTCTCCATAGGAATACGGTCAAGGTTCACGGCGTGGACGTGCTTTCGAGTGTCCATGGTGCCCAAACTGACTAGGATCATGGCCTCGTCGGTGAGATACCGATGTCCAAATGACTTAACAGGTTCAGGATTCCGGGAGGGAGAACTCCCTGCAGCGCTCCCTCCGTTCGATTTTTTCTCCATCAGCGATGATTGAGGCTGTGACGACAAGGGACCCGAAGTAGTAGAACCAGAGGCAGTGGGAACAGTCAAAGCAGGTTCTTCGGAAAGCTCAGGTTCAGGAGTCACCTTCGCAAGACATCTGGCCACGTCAAGATGTCCACGCAGGGCCGCGTGTTCCTTTGCAGTCCAGCCAGATGAATCCAACCTTTCAAGGTCGGCACCAGCTTCAATTAGGGCCTCGACAACACTTAATGAGCCATCAACGCAGGCGATGAAAAGCGGGGTCCAAGAGTAAGTGCTTTCAGCAAGTTCGGTGTCTGCTTTCTGAACATCGTTACCCTTGAGCAGAATGCGGGCGCACTTTTCATGGTCAAAGCGAGCCGCAACGTGCAACGCGGTTTCACCTTGTTGGTCCTGATAGTTGATATCAACCTTAGCGTCAACAAGTAGCTGAACAATATCTATGAAATTAGCCTTGACGGCCAGTGCGAGTACTGCACTTGACCTCGAAACGTGCTTTCGAATCTCCGCTTTGTCTTGGATCTGCCCTTTCCAGTTCTCGGCTTTGAGTAGGGCCTGGGTAGTCAGAGGGTGAC
Protein-coding sequences here:
- a CDS encoding protein ahrA (transcript_id=CADANIAT00002607); its protein translation is MNRSKKGGKYVSAIFIHAGAGYHRRDFEKPHLKVCEGAAKMAMGILLNGGSAVDAVEIAIMYLEDAEITNAGYGSNTTIEGTVECDATVVDHLGRSGAVGAVAQVKNPISLARAILEASKEPLTLHRVPPNFLVGPGATDYAYELGLVVLPHDGLISTPARQRWLQWQRELKEADSRQRARSQGSNEIDNAYYRRAVRGHPTQLPASPSSTQSTSTSSVSPHVDSNHASAINTSSGMQLASDNQAPTGIKKAKSDTSSGGMSPIRSSLNSFRNTILQPNPLRAGMHAGQMDVDSSSLPSHGRDGSHSDFFGCTEDRVSDTVGAIAVDSFGHIAAGSSSGGIGMKHKGRIGPAALNGIGTSVIPVDPNDPEKTCVASVTSGTGEHIATTLAASTCASRVYYSHRKRSDGTFEEVLEDEAMGAMIAADFMGHPGVKASHCEGSVGIMTVKRTVDGIYLYFAHNTDSFVLANMSSEDKKPASVMSRSNGNGSIAQGGKAFRVKKLA
- a CDS encoding tRNA (uracil(54)-C(5))-methyltransferase (transcript_id=CADANIAT00002605) — protein: MFRFLRLPVRCKFQYCSSRPSPVQLLASAKSSPISLQQRNAHIPPIMEAPKQNHRNAPKRQKRNPAKQRKEKSNEFDEVLQADVDRLLKSKRDGSPAAATPPQPTLPEPFTEIEVTVAEISSTGDGLALSENGDHVYVVPFTVPGDKALVKVVRHVNALSYSVTDFIKVIEPGPQRRDDAIGCKYFGKCSGCQLQMLSYADQLAHKKRIVEKAYANFSGLIPELIPAIGDTFPSPLQYGYRTKLTPHFPPPKRNDAGEPQVPPIGFTYKNQRRHLDIEDCPLGTDIIRAGLKSERKKVAENLQQYKKGATILLRETTSRTPKSSTDTDPTSATKPTVITYENKNKPHQESGDVITLDRPNYSEEKRCVTDQNATSVEYIDDYLFTNKAGAFFQNNNSILSGFTEYIREHALTPTSDKSGTPIKYLLDAYSGSGLFTITLSPLFKSSLGVDVAGDSIVSARENARANNLPNTGFAAADAAVLFKDVPYPPDQTLLVIDPPRKGCSEDFLRQLLAYGPRRVVYVSCNVHTQARDVAVMVQGDEKTGVRYNIESIRGFDFFPQTGHVEGVAVLNKVVV
- a CDS encoding actin-related protein 3 (transcript_id=CADANIAT00002606); this encodes MANQTPAVVMDNGTGYSKLGFAGNDSPSFVFPTAIATKAGAGSTGGGSRPAVANKPSFLSSGGGGHLSAKRGTEDLDFFIGDEALAAASGPGYGINYPIRHGQIENWDHMERFWSNSIFKYLRVEPEDHYFLLTEPPMNPPENRESTAEIMFESFNCAGLYIAVQAVLALAASWTSSKVTDRSLTGTVIDSGDGVTHVIPVAEGYVIGSSIKSIPIAGRDITYFVQSLLRDRGEPDSSLKTAERVKEEYCYVSPDIVKEFARYDREPDRFLKHTVTSPNGRSVTIDVGYERFLAPEIFFNPEIYSSDFLTPLPVVVDGVIQSSPIDVRRGLYKNIVLSGGSTLYKDFGRRLQRDIRHLVDARIRASEARSGGARSGGLDVAVVTHKRQRHGPWFGGSLLGQTPEFRSYCHTKAEYDEIGPSIVRRFALLGGPGT
- a CDS encoding DASH complex subunit DAD3 family protein (transcript_id=CADANIAT00002603) yields the protein MSETTPIPSRSTTPPIEPPLDTVSSTENAFLRPSHPLVSDLEQEVLDEYARLLGNVNKLSAKLAELADSPTTITLDGLRQLERKTATVYTLLKASVYSILLQEQIVNEGEWQQQQQQQDEGQEYATGTMNAGEEGIYMGEGDMSYQQY
- a CDS encoding mitochondrial 37S ribosomal protein MRPS5 (transcript_id=CADANIAT00002604), whose translation is MSFARPARCLFCSFSRAAANSPRVPRRQFQLSATQFTDKPSKKPVENGVNLKQLSQEMKPDDFKPYTEEEKAYLKKHYTPEQLAAIEAGEAAIDPKDMAEQFRIRKDPMKLTYLDDFSVIEPGVDKHVRAPESNSDYNATLKTEDDFVDDFAKFIAEMPEDASISDWVRFAETNRMTIGKEENELNPNSSLVPDLFQPGETLDGPSKKPHKYYDARRSNIAKKDEEPSEALKVLMKNTGYSLSDISSLRTKALVVKQVTNQTRLGKVNSTYILTVAGNGNGLLGIGEGKSQEATDARVQSLYRAIRNMKPVPRYENRTIFGDVKGKVGAVELKLMTRPPGNFFNTTFPLSEANKANLGFGLRCQSLIYEMCRAAGISDIAARVERARNPMNTVKAAYEALMSQRDPEEIARARGKKLVDVRKVYYSGREDRPRQLQY